The DNA segment aagagGGTGTCTGCAGTGGTCTGGGGAGCAGGGCGCCGAGGTCTGtctgtggtggggtgggggagaacaGGCCTGCGCAGTCTCTGGCGTGGGTCTCAGCACTATCTATTCTTAAAAGGATAAGGCTACTGATAAAGATGGGAGTAACTGATGGAATGCCAAGTATCCAAGCCAGGACCAGTGGTACAACCTACTTGGAGTTTGAACTAATCTTGATTAGGAAATGGCTTTCTAATTGAGCTGGTCATAAATGAAGCAGGTTGCCTCAGGAAATGGTAAGCAAATCCCTAAGTCAAGGGAACCCTGGGGGACCAGTTGCTGAGTAGGGAAGTTCTGCCCTCAGGACTCAAACATCTGAGGGAAGTTGGATTAGACAACTCTCCAAGTCTCTTCAAACTAGAGATGATGTGGTTCTGGGAAATCAACTGGAAGGACTATTTGCCTCAGAGTAGGGATGGTTGGCCACctggaagaaaatgagagatgttcagtggtggaaatgtggaGAGAGGCATTCCTGAGTGAAGCAGCAGCATGAGCCAAACTCCAGAGGTAAATAAACAGGGTCTTTGGCATGACCAGAAGGGAAAGGTATATGAAGGATGGGGAAGGAGATGAAGCTGGAAAGAGATGCAGAAACACATAGGGAAGAGCTCCCACAGGGCCTGATGATGCTCAGAAAACACTTTGTCAGCCCTTgttgaagaaacaaaagagaaattgtaGGAGTCAAAGAAGGAGGTTTTGACCACTTGGTTCCCCTGAACAGTTCTTTTCCCTGACAACTTGGTCAGAAACTTCTTGAGGGAAGGTCTGCCCAATGTTTACTGTGCTCCCTGCACAACTACCCACTGGAAAAGGTATCAGAAATGGCTCCCTAACAACCACCAACAATAATATAAGCTCCTGAGGGTGTGAGTGCCCTTTCCTGCGGgctgttttgtgacttcaccATAAGAAGGTGGGAACAGACAATTCTGTGGTGGATTGGTATTTGATGGAAGAAACAATGCTCATGAGATGACACCAGATGGAGTCTCTTCCTTCCATCAACTCAGACCCACTCCACAAACACCACCCCTGAAATTCCCAGTGCTCAGAACCTGGTGACTTCTTCTTTAGGGAACAATGGGGCTTGGGCCTTCCGAAGACTCCCATTGGTGGACAGGTTAGTGGGTGAGTTCATTCTCTCCAGAGCCATAGTCCTGGTAACAAGACTCAACCTAATGGATTCCCAAAAGGAGGAGGACCTGTGCCTTCCTGGCATGTGGGTTGTATTGTACTTCGTATTCATGAGGCTGTGTTCTATGATAACCGGCAGCTGCATGGTCTTTcttcactggaggaagaagccGTGGCAGGAGAGGCgtgcccagcagtgggtggaagtgatgaGTACTGCCACCTTCACTTACAGTCTACTCTTGTACTGGATAAACAAGTGGAGGTGCTACGGTAAAAATGCAGCTATCACCACAGGCCCTCCTGCAGCTGTTACCAAAACTGAGATTAAAGTTCAATTCCAGATTCGCTGTGGGAGTCAGAGACCCCTGAAGGCAGGGGTTATGCCCTCAGAGGCAGCAGCCCCAAGGCAGAGTCCCCTCTTCCTCGACAACCTGCTCTGATGGTACCACATCAGCCCCTATCTAATCGGATGCTGCAGTGCCGAACCAGATCCCCATTTGCGATTCCCATCTTTCAGGAGATACCATTTGCCCCACCCCTTCGCAACCTACCTCGCATGCTGAACCACTGTGCCTCCTACCCTTGGCCATCTGTCCTGAAAGGAATATCCACTTccattcccttcccacactggaCCATGGGGTGAACTGTCTCAATGTGAAGCTTTTGCATCAGAGTTTTAGCCTCTTttcactgaaggtgggagctttaGGTACAAGGACTATTAGTAGAAAATGGGAACTGACAGCCCATTTGGatgttattaaagatttttgaaaagtcaaaaaataaataaaaatttcctttttcaaacaaataaaaataaaaataatgagactTTTTATAGTCTAGCATATTTTGGTGAATATTCCCTGTGAATTTGAAtgtttgcttttcagttttaGGGGTAGgttttataaatgtcaattagatcaacattgttgattttgttatttgcaTTGTCTATATACTTATTGTGTACTTACACTACCAATTACTGAGAGGcagaatattcaaatattaaactataattatatatttgtttatttcttcccttaGTTCTGCtagtttttgcttcatatattttgaagttctgttattAGGTATCTAGCATTTAGGattatttcttttaacaaattgctctttttattattacagCATTTCCCTTTTTATCCTTGTCTTGAAGtagattttttcttatattaatataACTACTCAGTATTTCTTATGGTTAATGTTTTCATGGTAtatcttttcttctactttcttaaaCCTGTCTGTTGATACATAAAGTATGCTTCTCATAATTGTATGTTTGttgtaaaattgtttcttttagtCTGTTCATATATAGAGTATGTTCTTGCGTTTTGATGAAGACTGACAATACCTGCTTTATCTTTGATATGATTGGGTTTAAGAGTACCAccttattttttgttcattccaTCTGATCTTTGTTCCTATTTTAATGCTTTCCTACTTCTCTGTTGAACACACTGGATATTTAATAAAGATCCCATAATCGCCATACCTTAATAATAGGGCTATTCTAGCCCTACAGTAAAGGAAGCACTGGGCCCTGACTTAACAATCTAAAACCAACtctcaattttttaattaattgaatatctttctagttttgcattttatgtgTTTTGCTGACTCTTTTGGCTATATCCATGTGTAGATGCTTGTTGGAGAGATTACAATGTACATCCTTTGTTTATCACAATGTACATAGGCTCATATTAGGCTACTTTATAATACAAAAGTCTGACAGTACTGGCAgtagtgtattttcttttttttttttaattgtagatgaacacaatacctttattttatttatttatttatgtgtggtgctgaggattgaacccagtgcctcacacatgcaaggcaagcactctaccactgagccacaacccagcacATACAGTGTATTCTCATTGAGCACTTTCCTATACTTTGTGCTACCATTGTGATACCTTTTACAACATTACATATATTAcacattacattttttattattttgctttaaacaAACAAGTATCTTTTTAAGaagttaataaatgaaaaagttcttATACTTACCCTCATACCatttctggcatttttttttttttgtatgttatgtgTTCTCCAAGAAGGTATAATTTACTGGAGTACAAACTTGATTCATTTCATAACCTCTATCGTTCACCATTTCATACATATCCAACAAAGTAATGTAATAAATAATAGTGAACAGATATAaagaagcagaaatttaaaacttcCTATTAATACATTCTTGAAATTTATTCCTGGGtatttaaatttctgtcttttgtGTAACAAATTGGATACCATGGAAATAACACTCAGTTGAAAATTAAGAACTGACACTGATTTCAGACaaatgattttccttttgttGCCCAAGTTTTTTCATGGATGAAATAAAAGGATCATAGTAGATGATAAAGTCACTTTCCAAATTGAAAAGCTGCAAATTAAGTGTGTGTATGGGGGTGGGGGCATAGCTAGTATCTAGAATTTAccttaaaattttcatataaaaactttgtttttatatgaaaatcaaaagatCATGCAATAGGTTTATTCTAAAGGCAATCTTAAGAATGGCACACAAAGCTATccaaaataaatactttcaagcagacttttaaaactttaaagctAATGAAAGGACACCAGGGCAACAATGCGAAATGCCATCTGGTCACTGACTTGATTTCTGACAGTTTGGGGATCTGATACTcttagaaagagaaaactcactCACTGTAGGTGGACACGCTAATCCCAAGTTACCCCAAGATGAATTTGACTTGGAAATGAAAAGTGGTAAGGAAGGTAAGATTGATACAATCTAGGAAATTTAAATGGTCTTTTGAAAAAGTTCTGGTTCACAACATTGAGAAACTGAATAATTGCAGACCACacttttctttaaatactaaCTCCCTGAAAGCACCGCTTGACTGGTGCACTGATGGGAGAGTGTCACTTCTCCTTCTGTCAAAGCTCATGGATATTgcctgagtttttttttgtttttggcatatTTCTATCTCAGTTACAGACCCAGCACAGATACAGAGTTATGTTTAATGGCACTTTCTACTAGATGTTAGTGTGTGAGCACCTAGAAAAGACTATTTTTTACCAACtcctaattagaaaaataggaaatgatTATTTTCAGTGAAATGAGTGGTGAATTTTAAACTAAGATACTTATCTGATTCAGCTCACTTTCTTCAGGTATTTCTGttgtattttatgaatataatacatgtgtatatataactaCACACTCTATATGTACTACATGTTATACATatgtattcacacatgcacatctCTTATAGTACTTAGAGTACTTTAGGATATATTTGAGGGGTGGATTATTCAGTTTGTGAACTGGTAGACTTTTAGCTTCAATATCATTTTCCTATTTATCAATCGGCTCTACTGAGGATGAGGTGGTATTCTTCATTGCAATCTAACTTCAAGGGTCGAGGTGGAGGTGAAGGAATCAAAGTGGTTACCTTGATGATATTCTCATCAGGATATTGGGTTGAGAAGGATAGCTCTGTCatattttccctccctccctccctcactccctccctccctcactccctcccttcaTCTTTCATCTGTTTTATAATCCTGACCTCAATAACTACTTTGTtgtgaaattttattaattactAGTCTTTCATTGGTACCTAACATGATAACTGATTTTATCTCAAAATCTTTATATTGTACATACACACTTGGATTAGATGTTCCCATGATTGCTAATTAATTAGTTGCAAGCCATTTTGCACCTACTAGTCTCTTTGGCCAAATCCCCAAACCATAGACCATTCTGAAGAGCTGTGGAGTCATGTAAAATGGATGACACTGGAGTGTTGTGAGACTCTCTAGTTCatagggtgctggggattgtccTTGGTTTCAGTACATTAGATAATGTGCATATGCAGAGGAAAGGTACAGTTAACATCTTTCCTAGACAGTACTGCCACTGCTTCTCCAACTGGAAAGTGTTTTGGTACGGAGAATATAAGAGAATAACATAAAATTGTGTGGAAGGAACATATTAATATTAGTTAAGTAGTCACAGAACCTGGGATCTGATAGTTCTTTAGTTTTCTCAGACTGTTAACTCAGAAGTTGTTAGAAGCACACATTTTATTGTATGCCACTTTTTAAATTGTGACTAGAGTAGACCTGCATAAGTTTCTCTCTCAA comes from the Sciurus carolinensis chromosome 9, mSciCar1.2, whole genome shotgun sequence genome and includes:
- the LOC124992779 gene encoding LOW QUALITY PROTEIN: testis-expressed protein 38-like (The sequence of the model RefSeq protein was modified relative to this genomic sequence to represent the inferred CDS: inserted 2 bases in 2 codons), whose protein sequence is MDSQKEEDLCLPGMWVVLYFVFMRLCSMITGSCMVFLHWRKKPWQERRAQQWVEVMSTATFTYSLLLYWINKWRCYGKNAAITTGPPAAVTKTEIKVQXPDSLWESETPEGRGYALRGSSPKAESPLPRQPALMVPHQPLSNRMLQCRTRSPFAIPIFQEIPFAPPLRNLPRMLNHCASYPXAICPERNIHFHSLPTLDHGVNCLNVKLLHQSFSLFSLKVGALGTRTISRKWELTAHLDVIKDF